From a region of the Penaeus vannamei isolate JL-2024 chromosome 2, ASM4276789v1, whole genome shotgun sequence genome:
- the LOC113811934 gene encoding tetra-peptide repeat homeobox protein 1: MADSLQYYSGSEISVHRIIPTSTFVQLRQRVPTSSLKLGQFHDILDSRCAVYYGTQFLLYIRSAVLAHRHQYRHGSSAARNTPRCSSGEIMRGFTLLVFALVALAAAAHAQKTEKRSQACEEAGGKCASKCQRKSLDDISCAKGLTCCKLSRKQMKKKQQKLKQKERKASKRQRKNEKRMKLKKENKGEKEVKGRGRKVAEEEGQRRKTKAQKPEQDKNSLKKVSLSGRKAAEDTDKRKNKCKTRKRCRKLAGVCQSKKMACVGGKKLKGTKLCNKKKCRCCAPKSSLCKEKKWCKKRGGKCQFKWESCDGKTRAKGCRGSSVCVCCIPEISPTPAPTPAPTPAPTPAPTPAPTPAPTPAPTGPTPAPSPAPTGPTPAPSPAPTGPTPAPSPAPTGPTPAPSPAPTGPTPAPSPAPTGPTPAPTGPTPAPTPAPTGPTPAPSPAPTGPTPAPSPAPTGPTPAPSPAPTGPTPAPTGPTPAPTGPTPAPSPAPTAGPTAGPTAGPTSGPTSGPTSGPTAGPTSGPTAGPTSGPTAGPTSGPTAGPTSGPTAGPTSGPTAGSTAGPTATSTAGPTATSTAGPTATSTAGPTATSTAGPTATSTAGPTATSTAGPTDSSSSSSE; the protein is encoded by the exons ATGGCGGACTCCCTACAatactacagcggcagtgaaatcagtgttcatcggattattccgacgagtaCATTTGTACAACTTCGtcagagggtgcctacgtcttcgttgaaactgggacaattccatgatatccttgactcgcggtgcgctgtgt ACTACGGAACTCAGTTTCTGCTGTATATAAGGTCGGCAGTCCTCGCCCATCGGCACCAGTATCGCCACGGGTCTTCAGCAGCGAGGAATACGCCAAGGTGTTCTTCGGGCGAAATCATGAGAGGCTTCACACTGTTGGTGTTCGCGCTGGTGGCCCTGGCCGCCGCCGCGCATGCGCAGAAG ACTGAGAAGAGGTCGCAGGCATGCGAGGAGGCGGGAGGAAAGTGCGCGAGCAAGTGTCAGAGGAAGTCTCTGGACGACATTTCCTGTGCGAAGGGACTGACCTGCTGCAAGCTCT CGAGAAAgcaaatgaagaagaaacagCAAAAACTCAAGCAAAAGGAACGGAAGGCATccaagagacaaaggaagaacg AGAAGAGgatgaaattaaagaaagaaaacaaaggtgAGAAGGAAGtcaaagggagaggcagaaaagttgctgaagaagaaggacaaaggagaaaga CTAAAGCCCAAAAACCTGAACAAGATAAGAATTCACTGAAAAAGGTCAGCTTATCAGGCAGAAAAGCTGCTGAAGATacagacaaaaggaaaaaca AATGCAAAACTAGGAAGAGATGCAGAAAATTGGCAGGAGTTTGTCAGTCCAAGAAAATGGCATGCGTCGGCGGCAAGAAGTTGAAAGGCACGAAGTTATGTAACAAGAAAAAGTGTCGCTGCTGCGCCCCTAAAT CATCACTATGCAAGGAAAAGAAATGGTGCAAGAAACGGGGCGGAAAATGCCAATTCAAGTGGGAATCCTGCGACGGAAAGACAAGGGCTAAGGGATGCAGAGGAAGCAGCGTCTGCGTCTGTTGTATTC CCGAAATCTCACCAACACCGGCTCCTACTCCCGCACCTACTCCAGCACCAACTCCTGCTCCAACTCCAGCACCAACTCCTGCTCCCACTCCTGCACCAACAGGTCCCACTCCCGCACCAAGTCCTGCACCAACAGGTCCCACTCCCGCACCAAGTCCTGCGCCAACTGGTCCCACTCCCGCACCAAGTCCTGCGCCAACTGGTCCCACTCCCGCACCAAGTCCTGCGCCAACTGGTCCCACTCCCGCACCAAGTCCTGCACCAACTGGACCCACTCCCGCACCAACTGGTCCCACTCCGGCACCAACTCCCGCACCAACTGGTCCCACTCCCGCACCAAGTCCTGCACCAACTGGTCCCACTCCCGCACCAAGTCCTGCACCAACTGGTCCCACTCCCGCACCAAGTCCTGCACCAACTGGACCCACTCCGGCACCAACTGGTCCAACTCCTGCACCAACTGGTCCCACTCCCGCACCAAGTCCTGCTCCCACTGCTGGCCCCACTGCTGGTCCAACTGCAGGTCCCACTTCTGGCCCAACTTCAGGTCCCACTTCTGGCCCAACTGCAGGCCCCACTTCTGGTCCAACTGCAGGTCCCACTTCTGGTCCAACTGCAGGTCCCACTTCTGGCCCAACTGCAGGTCCCACTTCTGGCCCAACTGCAGGTCCCACTTCTGGCCCAACTGCTGGCTCCACTGCTGGCCCCACTGCTACTTCAACCGCTGGCCCCACTGCTACCTCAACCGCTGGCCCCACTGCTACCTCAACCGCTGGCCCCACTGCTACCTCAACCGCTGGCCCCACTGCTACCTCAACCGCTGGCCCCACTGCTACCTCAACTGCTGGTCCTACTGACAGTTCTAGTAGCTCTTCTGAATGA